CCTGGCGCTTCAGGGGTCATGACCTCATCACGCGAGTGGCCGAGCACACGGCCGCTGCCTTCGGCGCTAAAGCGGACGTTGACATTCACGTGGGCTATCCAACCCTGGTGAACGACCAGGTCCAGGCGACTCGTGTACGCAGGGCGGCCGAGGAGTACGTCGGGCCGGACCACGTGGTGGATCTGGATCGCTGGTACGTGGCCGAAGACTTTGCCTACTATTTGCGCGAGGTGCCCGGGTGCTACTACACCCTGGGCATTCGCAACGAGCCGGAGGGTATCGTGCACGGACTGCACACGCCGCGCATGACCGTGGACGAACCGGCGCTTGCCACAGGAGCTGGTTTCCTGGCCTACCTTGCATGGCACACTGGTGCCAACCCCGACTAAGATGGACACGCTTCCTCCCTTCCCCGGTTTTCGGCCCGAGGCCTTTCAGTTTCTCCGGGACCTGAAGGCAAACAATGAGCGGGACTGGTTCAAGCCAAGGAAGCAGACCTTCGACGACGAGTGCCTCTGGCCGCTTCGCTGCCTGGTCGAGGATGCGGGGCGTGCGGCAACCACCGTTGGCATCCCTCTCCGCGGCGATGCCACCAAATCAGTCTTCCGCATCTATCGGGACACCCGCTTCTCGAAGAACAAGGATCCCTACAAGACCCACCTTGGCGCCGTGCTATCGCGATCCGGATCCCGGAAGGCAAGCGGAGGGCTCTATATCCACGTGGAGCCGGACAACTGCTTCACTGTGGCCGGCTTCTGGCAGCCGGACAAGGACCTGCTGGCAGCCATCCGAGACGACATCGTTGCAGAACCGGACCGCTTTCGTGGCATGATGAATGCGCTGGGCGGACTGGAACTGATGGAATACGGCGGCATGCTCAAGAGACTGCCACGAGGCTATCAAACGGACGATGAGGACATCGGCGAGGCGATCCGACACAAATCGTTCATCGTCACGCAATCCTTCCAGGAGGAGGAGCTGATGGCTCCGGAGTTCACAGGCAGGCTGATCGAGGCCGCGGGCTCCATGCGCTCCATCCTCGATTGGGGATGGCACATCCAGGATCGCCTGAATGGCGGACCGCAGGGCTAGATCCAGCCGACCTCTCCGGCCACGGGCACACTCGGGAGATCAGGCGTAGCTGCCTGCTCCTACGGCCTCAACGCGCATGATTTCCGGTACGGAGCGCCGCACGGCCTGCTCGATCCCGGCTCGCAGGGTCATGGTCGACATGGGACAGGTGCCGCAGGCCCCCAGAAGTTCGAGCTCCGCCACCATGTCCGAGGTAATCCGGCGCAACCGCACCGACCCTCCGTCCGCCATCAGGTAGGGCCGCAACTGATCGAGTGCGGCTTCGACGCGGTCTTCGAGGCTCAGGGACGAGGGCTGCTCAGGCATACGGGGCGAAATCTGGGATGGAATGGGAACGGCTCAACCCGGGGAAAGATCTACTTGTAGAGTATTTCAATCTTTTTGGACGCAGGGAGCGTGGCAGCCCGTCGAAACACCGAACGGGCCGTGTTGCGAGCCAGAGCATCAAACTGAGCCGCGATGGGCCCATCCCCTGCAGCGGCCGGTTCCCCGGAATCGCAGGCCTCCCGGAGGGGCTGCTGAAGGGGAATCTGACCCAGAAGAGGCACGCCCTCCTCTTGCGCCAATTCCGCCGCGCCATTCTCGCCGAACAGGAAGTAGCGCTTGCCGGGCGCATCCGGCGGCTCGAACCATGCCATGTTTTCGACCATGCCGACAACGGGAACGTCGACCTGTCTGAACATGGCTACCCCCTTGCGCGCGTCTGCCAGGGCCACTTTCTGTGGGGTCGACACGATCACGGCCCCAGCCAGAGGCACGGTCTGCACGATGGTGAGCTGGATGTCCCCTGTGCCCGGCGGGAGGTCCATGAGCAGGAAATCAAGATCCCCCCACTCGGCTTCCCCGAGAAACTGCCGGATCGCACTGGAGACCATGGGGCCTCTCCAGATCACGGCCTTGTCCGGATCGACCAGAAATCCCATCGACAGCACCTTGATGCCGCGGGTTTCGATCGGCAGGATGCGCCGCTGCTCGTTCACTCGTGGTTTGGCCGTCTCCAGGCCCAGCATCACGGGCATCGAGGGGCCGTAGATGTCGGTGTCGACCAGTCCCACCCGATAGCCCTGGCGAGCCAGAGCCACGGCCAGATTGACGGTCACGGTGCTCTTGCCCACGCCCCCTTTCCCGGAGGCCACTGCCAGCGTGTGGCGAACACCGGGAAGCAGCTCCTTCTTTCCGTCCACCTGCAGGTCATCCCCGAATCCGATGACCGGGTTGTCGACGGCAACGCCAATCTGCACTCCGTCAGCCAGCGCCGCGCGAAGTGCGTGTTCTACCTCCCGCTGAGCGGTGGCCGCGAACGCGCTGCCCGGATCGTCCAGGACCAGCGTGAGCGAAACGCTCGCATCGTCGACATCCAGGTCTCGCACCATGCCCCGCCGGAGCACGTGTTCTCCGGAGTCCGGTTCGATTACGGTTTCCAGGGCATCCAGTACCCGGTCAAGCATGGGGTCGGCCTGTTTCTTCTCAAGGGCCGGGTGTTACGGGGGCCGGACCTAAGGTTCCACGGGCTTCTCCGCGCGAATCGTTATCCATTCATCCTCAACATCCACGTCAATAACCCTGAGCCCGGCCGCGGAAACGGCGCTCTCCATCATCGCTCGGTCCGTGCGCAGCACACCGGACAGGAGCAGCCGCCCCCCAGCGGCGAGTCTGGCTGTGAAGCCGGGGAGCATCTCTTGCAGGGCACGGCGATTGATGTTGGCCAGGACGGCATCAAACGGGCCTGGCCCCGCAGCGGGCAACCCGCCGATGCGCACTTCCACGCCGGTGGTCTGGTTGCGCTCCAGGTTCTCGCGAGCGTTCTCTTCACTCCAGGGATCGATGTCAAACCCGATCACCTGACGGGCTCCCAGCATGCGCGCAGCGATGGCAAGCACGCCCGTCCCGGTCCCTGCATCCAGCACCGAATCGCCCGACCGCACCACATGCGGCATGCCGCGCAGCATGAGTCGTGTGGTCGCGTGGTGTGCCGTTCCGAAGCTCATCTTCGGCTCGATGCAAATGGCCCTGAGTCCAGGCTCCGGTGGGTGCCAGGGCGGGTGCACGCAGAACGGGCCGGCGGAGACGGGGGTGATACCGCGCTCCCACCGCTCGTTCCAGTTTCGCGGAGCCTGACGGGAGACTGAAACCAGGCGATGACCCGTCGGCGCGACCAATCTCCTCAGCTCATCGGTAGCATCGGGCGGTAGCTCCAGTTCGTCGCCGTAGGCGAGCACGCCCTCCGTGGTTTCCTCAAATGCACCAAAGCCGAACTCGCTGAGCTCCGCGATCAGCCATTCGGCTGTGTCGGCGGGACCCTCGAATCGACACAACAGGGTCCCTGCCTTGTCCGTCATCTATCGAGATTGTAGACCCGAATCCCCCAGGCCTCCGGATTGCGGGGTGCGCCCCCGCCAAAATCACCGTAGGAGTGGGAAAAGTCGGTCTTGAAGCCTATCACATAACTGCCCGGGTCCAATTCCAGAATCCCGTCGTAGATCCGGTTGATGTCGTTTCCTCCGGCCGGACGCGTATTGCGCCGGGTCATCTCCCAGACGGTCGCACCCTCGGATGATTCAATCCAGCCGTAGTCGTAGCGGCCGCCATCCGAGAGTTCGCCCAGGCCTATGATGCGGACTCGGGTCTTCTTCTCGAACGAAAAGGCACCGGTGCGCTGTTGCTCGTTTCCCAATCGAGTCGCGTTGAACAGGATCTGACTCTCGTCCGGCGGAGCGCCCATGGTCTCGCCGGGATCGTCCGACACGGCAACTACCGGGGCTTCCCGCGAACCGGATGAGATCACCTGCACCCGGTCTCCGTCAGCCGCCTCCAGCGGGAATACGGACACGCCCCATCGCTCGGGGAAGGCCGGCTCTCGTCGTCTCCAGTCTCCAAATGCATGTGAGCCATCCGTCACATAGCGCAGCGTGTAGGTGCCGGACTCCAGATCCAGAAAAGCCGTCTCGACCCGGTTCGTGCGGTCGCCACCGGCCGACTCACTGTTGTCGACGGTCTGCTCCCAGACCCGGTCTACTCCTTCAGCCTCAAGCCAGGCATAGTCATACACCGTATCACCGGAACCCACCTCGCCCGTAGACACCACAACGAGCCGGACCGGCTCCGAGACCTCCAGGACAGCCTCCAGATCGGCGTCGTTCCCGACCTCACGGAACGAGACGATGGGCTCCGGGCCCGTCCATGGATCAAATTCCCGGACCTGCTCGGGGTTGCCCCACAGGCGCATGCCCCAAGCGATCGGATCAAAGGGTGGGTTTGCCCTCCATCCACGTGCCGCGTGCGAGCCGTCTGTCGTGAACACGGCCTCGTAGATGCCAGGCTGCAGTGCCACCGGGCCGTCAAACTTTCTGTTGCGAAGCAAACCCCCGGCTTCGGAGGTGTTCTCCCGGGTCATCTGCCACACAGGCTCGTCTTCGCCGAGCGGGGTGATGGTGGCCGTGTCGCAGTCACGCACGCACAGCTCGGCGACCGCATAAATCCTCACCTCCGTGGGCTCTTCAACGCGCAGGCGGGTCGAGACTGTCTTGCGATTTCCCACGGCACCGGTGCTCCAGACCGCATCGTCGTCCCAGGCATCCAACTCCAGTCGAACCACCTGCCCGGCTCCGTTCGTCGGGGTGATGACCATCTGCCAGAATTTCTGGTCGTTGGTCCAGTGTGCCTTCAGCCCCAGAGCCCCGCGACCGCTCCTGGAGCGCTCCGTGGCCCCAAAGCTGGTGAAGTAGGCCTCGTAGGTCCCCGGCTCCATCCACACCGAATCCGAAGTCGTGACACGCGTGCGCTCCCGCAGACCATCGGAGAGATCCTGGGTCCAGACAACCTCGCGCGAGTCACGGCGGAGGATCCAACCATAGGCTGCCGGCACCTGACCGTCCTCGTCCTCAACCGAGCCGACGGCATGGATCGCCACCGTGGAGCCCGTTTCGAGTTCGAAGGTCCTTACCACCACCTCCCCCTCGTCCAGATCGGAAATGGTCACAAGGCCGGGGGGGGTACCCGGACCTCGAGTGAATCGCCAGAAAACCAGGACGGCTATAGCCGCCAGAGCAAGGAGCTGGAGGCGTACGACGCGTTTACGCTTCATAGGTGGAGGTCGGGAGTCCGCTGCTCTACGGAGGGTGCGCACGGAAGTTACCCCGCTGCGGCGCGAGGGGCGAATCTCGCTTAACTTGGCCTCCGGACACGGTCACAACGCCTCCAGGAGGCCCCTCGGTCACTGGGGGTTTCGAGCCTTCTCTGGCCCTCGATCCGTGTAACAAAGCCCCCGGAGGGGCGGTACACTGCCAACCTCCCAGGCCGCCCGCACTCCACCTGATGCAGCTACCCATACCCCGGCGAAAGAAAACCGCTCCTACCCGGACGCGGTCGCTGCTGATGGGCCTGCTGTTTACAGGGGCCACCGCGCTGGCACTGGTCTACCACATCCTTGCCTGGAGTGGTCAGCCCCCGTCCCAGGCGCTGGCGCTGGGCTACGACGTCGTGATCATGATTGGCTACGGCGGGCTTTGGGCGCTCCTGGCCGAGTCCTTCGCGAGACGCAGACCCGCACCCGCCAAGTCGTTCTGGTCCACGGCCCTGGCGGCCAGTGTCGTCATCGTGGTCTCGCATCTGGTGCTGCTGATTGCGCGCCCCCCCGCCTCGGTGGATCCGAGTCTGGCCCTTGGGTTCGATTTCGAGACCGGTGCCCCGCTTTCGCTGGCCACGGTGTTCAAGATGAACATCATCGGGCTGCTCTACGGGACATTCGCTGTGATACTGATGCTGCGCATCAAGGACCTCGTGCTGGTCAAACGTACCCGGTCCTCGCAGCGGAACTGGTACCTCATGGTCGGCGCCATGGTGGTGACCGCGCTCTCGGTGATCGGGATCCGGGCAGGCGAGCCGCTGGGCGACCTCCAGACCATCTCCATGATCGTGGCCGTCGTCTTCATGGTGGTCTGCTCGTTCCGGCTGTCCTGGATTGTGTTTCTCAGTTTTCGGGAGAAGATGGTGGCCATCGGTCTCTCGCTGCTCCTGCTCCTTGTGTTGGTGTTGGGCATCGGCATCATGGGTGACCCGATCCTGACGGAATCCACCTTGCCGGGCAGTCACACGTATGTGCAGAGCTTCAGCTATCCGCTGGCCATGTTCAGCAGCCTGGCGGCCATCTTCGGCATCCTCTACTGCACGACCACGGTGCTTTCGCTGCTCTTCCATCTGCCGACCACCGGCGAATTTGAGGCTCGGGCAGGCGAGCGTGCAGCCATGCAGAGTCTGACCACCATTGTGGGGCAGGTGCTTGACTCAGATCGGTTGCACGCGGCGATCGCGGCGTCGCCGGTGGAGGCGGGCATTGCGAGTTCGGCATGGCTGGCCATTGCCGATCCCGAGTCGGGCACGCTCACGCCGAGAGTGGTTGCCGCCTCTCGGGTCGGCCCGGAGGAAGTCGGCCAGCTGGTTGACCTCCACGGCCTGTTTGAGGAGGCCACCAGCGGGATGAATCCCATCGTACTGGAGCAGGCGGTCAGGGATCACCGCGTGCGGGCGAAAGCGGCAAGCAGTATTTCCAGCATGGTCGTCGCCCCTCTGATCGGCCGGGACCGTTTTCTGGGCGCGCTCTTCGCCTGCAAGGAGGTGGTCCGCGGTTTCGAACGGGACGAGGTGGATACCATCGCCATCCTGGCCGCCCAGGCCAGCCTGGCCATCGAAAATGCCAATCTGTTCGAACAGCAGGTCGAAAAGGAGCGCCTGAAACGAGAGCTCGCCATCGCCCGGGAAGTGCAGCAGCGACTGCTTCCGCAGACCGTGCCCAGCATTGCCGGTCTTTCCGTGGCCGCGTCGAGCGTGCCCGCCCAGGAGGTCGGCGGCGACTACTACGACTTTGTGCACCTCTCGGAAGACCGGCTGGGGATCATCATTGCGGATGTCTCGGGCAAGGGCACTTCGGCCGCCTTCTACATGGCCGAAATGCAAGGCATCTTCCAGTCCGTATCCCGGCTGGCGCCGACCCCGGCGGACTTTCTGGAGCATGCGAACACGGCACTCTCCCAGTCGCTGGATCGCAACGTGTTCGTATCCGTGATCTACGGCCTTGTGGACACCCGCAAGCAGGAGTTTGTGCTGGCCCGCGCCGGGCACTGCCCCGCGGCGGCAGTCGGTATTGACGGCAAAGCCCGCTTTCTCCGCTCGCAGGGAATCGGCCTGGGGCTGGACCGGGGGAGTCTGTTCCGACAGGCGCTGACCGAGACCCGCATCGCACTGCAACCAGGCGATGTGTACGTGCTCTACACCGACGGGGTCGTGGAATCGCGGGCTCCCGACGGTAGCGAATATGGCTATGACCGGCTCCTGGAAGTCCTTTCAGACGTGCGCCAGGAGTCCGCAGAAGGCATTCACACGGCGCTGATCACCGACCTGAACACCTTTATCACCGAGAACGGCGAATACGGAGACGACATGACACTCATGGTCCTCAAGTGGCACGGCCTGGCGGCCCTGCCCGAGGCCGCTGAGCTGGACATGGCGGGAGCCGTGCAGCACGCGTAGTTTGCGCCGGCCACTCCAGAACACCAATCCGTCAGCATGAGCAGTTTTTCAGTAGGCTTCCGATCAGTCGGCCGGGTCCAGGTCCTCGACCTGAAGGGCGAGCTGGACGCGCATACCGCAGCCGAACTGGAAGCCGCCATTCAGAAGTGTCAGGAGGATGACTGTGTGCAGATCCTCGTGAACGGCGCAAACCTGAACTACATCTCGAGCGCGGGCCTGGGCGTTTTCATGGCGTACATCGAAGAGATCCGCGAGCGTGGGGGCGATATCAAGATCGCCGCGCTGCAGCCCAAGGTGTACAACGTCTTCGACTTGCTGGGCTTCCCGATGCTGTTCGACATCGTCGAGTCCGAGAACGATGCCGTCGGCAAGTTCGATACGCCGCCCGCCAGCGCCTGAGGTCCTCAGCACCGTGACCAAACGCATCCACAAATTGACCATCCCGAGCTCGACGCGCTACCTGGAGGACGTGCGTCAGTTCGTGGAGGTCCATGCCGCGGATGCCAAATTCCCCGAGGACACGGTGGAGCAGCTCAAGATGGCCGTGGACGAGGCATGCGCCAACGTCATAAAGCACGCCTACAAGGGGGAGGCTGAACACCCCATCGACATCGCCGTCATCGTGCAACCGGATCGCTTCACCGTGCGGATTCGGGACGAGGGCGAGAGCTTTGATCCGAGCAACTACACGGAGCCCGATCTGATGAAGTTCGCGCGCGCGCGTCGGGCCGGCGGCCTGGGTGTGCACATCATGCGCCGCCTGATGGATCAGGTCGAGTACAAGAAGCGCGGGCGGAAGAACGAGTGCTGCCTGACCAAGTACCGCTCCTGAACTGGTCCAGGCGGTCTCAGGTCGCGAAGCCTGTGTACATGGAGGCGATGCCGAACGTCATGCGTCGCTGCGCGACATCCCGGTATCCGGCATTTCGCATGCGCGCCAGGAAGTCTTCCCCATCCGGAAACACGGCGATCGAGTCCGGCAGATAGCGGTACGCCCCGGAATCACCGCTCAGCCACCCGCCCACGCGCGGCAAAATGTGTTTGCTGTACAGGCCGTAGGCCTGCTTGATCGGAAATGCAGTCGGATGACTGAATTCCAGGACCACCAGCTTGCCACCAGGTTTGAGCACGCGAGCCATGTCCCGGAGACCGG
The sequence above is a segment of the Rhodothermales bacterium genome. Coding sequences within it:
- a CDS encoding Mrp/NBP35 family ATP-binding protein, producing the protein MLDRVLDALETVIEPDSGEHVLRRGMVRDLDVDDASVSLTLVLDDPGSAFAATAQREVEHALRAALADGVQIGVAVDNPVIGFGDDLQVDGKKELLPGVRHTLAVASGKGGVGKSTVTVNLAVALARQGYRVGLVDTDIYGPSMPVMLGLETAKPRVNEQRRILPIETRGIKVLSMGFLVDPDKAVIWRGPMVSSAIRQFLGEAEWGDLDFLLMDLPPGTGDIQLTIVQTVPLAGAVIVSTPQKVALADARKGVAMFRQVDVPVVGMVENMAWFEPPDAPGKRYFLFGENGAAELAQEEGVPLLGQIPLQQPLREACDSGEPAAAGDGPIAAQFDALARNTARSVFRRAATLPASKKIEILYK
- a CDS encoding ATP-binding protein; its protein translation is MTKRIHKLTIPSSTRYLEDVRQFVEVHAADAKFPEDTVEQLKMAVDEACANVIKHAYKGEAEHPIDIAVIVQPDRFTVRIRDEGESFDPSNYTEPDLMKFARARRAGGLGVHIMRRLMDQVEYKKRGRKNECCLTKYRS
- a CDS encoding SpoIIE family protein phosphatase; protein product: MGLLFTGATALALVYHILAWSGQPPSQALALGYDVVIMIGYGGLWALLAESFARRRPAPAKSFWSTALAASVVIVVSHLVLLIARPPASVDPSLALGFDFETGAPLSLATVFKMNIIGLLYGTFAVILMLRIKDLVLVKRTRSSQRNWYLMVGAMVVTALSVIGIRAGEPLGDLQTISMIVAVVFMVVCSFRLSWIVFLSFREKMVAIGLSLLLLLVLVLGIGIMGDPILTESTLPGSHTYVQSFSYPLAMFSSLAAIFGILYCTTTVLSLLFHLPTTGEFEARAGERAAMQSLTTIVGQVLDSDRLHAAIAASPVEAGIASSAWLAIADPESGTLTPRVVAASRVGPEEVGQLVDLHGLFEEATSGMNPIVLEQAVRDHRVRAKAASSISSMVVAPLIGRDRFLGALFACKEVVRGFERDEVDTIAILAAQASLAIENANLFEQQVEKERLKRELAIAREVQQRLLPQTVPSIAGLSVAASSVPAQEVGGDYYDFVHLSEDRLGIIIADVSGKGTSAAFYMAEMQGIFQSVSRLAPTPADFLEHANTALSQSLDRNVFVSVIYGLVDTRKQEFVLARAGHCPAAAVGIDGKARFLRSQGIGLGLDRGSLFRQALTETRIALQPGDVYVLYTDGVVESRAPDGSEYGYDRLLEVLSDVRQESAEGIHTALITDLNTFITENGEYGDDMTLMVLKWHGLAALPEAAELDMAGAVQHA
- a CDS encoding NifU family protein, encoding MPEQPSSLSLEDRVEAALDQLRPYLMADGGSVRLRRITSDMVAELELLGACGTCPMSTMTLRAGIEQAVRRSVPEIMRVEAVGAGSYA
- a CDS encoding DUF2461 domain-containing protein, which codes for MDTLPPFPGFRPEAFQFLRDLKANNERDWFKPRKQTFDDECLWPLRCLVEDAGRAATTVGIPLRGDATKSVFRIYRDTRFSKNKDPYKTHLGAVLSRSGSRKASGGLYIHVEPDNCFTVAGFWQPDKDLLAAIRDDIVAEPDRFRGMMNALGGLELMEYGGMLKRLPRGYQTDDEDIGEAIRHKSFIVTQSFQEEELMAPEFTGRLIEAAGSMRSILDWGWHIQDRLNGGPQG
- the prmA gene encoding 50S ribosomal protein L11 methyltransferase; translated protein: MTDKAGTLLCRFEGPADTAEWLIAELSEFGFGAFEETTEGVLAYGDELELPPDATDELRRLVAPTGHRLVSVSRQAPRNWNERWERGITPVSAGPFCVHPPWHPPEPGLRAICIEPKMSFGTAHHATTRLMLRGMPHVVRSGDSVLDAGTGTGVLAIAARMLGARQVIGFDIDPWSEENARENLERNQTTGVEVRIGGLPAAGPGPFDAVLANINRRALQEMLPGFTARLAAGGRLLLSGVLRTDRAMMESAVSAAGLRVIDVDVEDEWITIRAEKPVEP
- a CDS encoding STAS domain-containing protein yields the protein MSSFSVGFRSVGRVQVLDLKGELDAHTAAELEAAIQKCQEDDCVQILVNGANLNYISSAGLGVFMAYIEEIRERGGDIKIAALQPKVYNVFDLLGFPMLFDIVESENDAVGKFDTPPASA